A genome region from Prionailurus bengalensis isolate Pbe53 chromosome B4, Fcat_Pben_1.1_paternal_pri, whole genome shotgun sequence includes the following:
- the CCER1 gene encoding coiled-coil domain-containing glutamate-rich protein 1 has product MTQTLHKREDPLNLGGGWASSAPLGTWSSWHRRRRGAPINKRRYRSGPKSEYEPPRKQQHGPGPWFQPPRRPHWEVYSNWGRWGGPWRPPPEGCWRPPGRVQVIRVYGLHPLCLCCCSCWRGPWSPRWARPPGRKKRWGRRGRGLRRHPRRSFPRSPPVDLSTLLRPVNLYGWRAPGMRAPRNTTQFIMNQIYEDMRQQEKLERQQEALREQQAQARGPASPEGPSWNDAPPSGGEEAAELRETLYSFAQNPPLVFPPDQSPTAQPGEEDEEKNEEEYDEEECDGKEEESEEEEEEEEEEEAEAEAEDEEEVQEADCVDEGEEEEEEEEEEEEEEEEEAEEEEDEEIEEEEEGVEGEEQREEENHLPLEMPLSFLVGAEEERENFINCTYLSPTQVIPKMPQEALFMLDDINC; this is encoded by the coding sequence ATGACCCAGACTCTCCACAAAAGGGAGGACCCTCTGAACCTGGGCGGCGGCTGGGCATCCTCGGCCCCGTTAGGCACCTGGTCTTCCTGGCACCGAAGGCGCAGGGGCGCTCCAATAAACAAGCGGCGCTACCGCTCTGGTCCCAAGTCTGAGTATGAGCCCCCCAGGAAGCAACAGCACGGTCCGGGCCCCTGGTTCCAACCACCCCGGCGGCCCCACTGGGAGGTGTACTCTAACTGGGGGCGCTGGGGAGGGCCCTGGCGCCCACCTCCAGAGGGATGCTGGAGGCCTCCAGGCCGAGTGCAAGTGATCCGGGTGTACGGGCTGCACCCGCTCTGCctctgctgctgctcctgctggcGCGGGCCCTGGAGCCCGCGCTGGGCCAGGCCCCCGGGCAGGAAGAAGCGCTGGGGCCGCAGGGGCCGCGGCCTGCGCCGCCACCCTCGCCGCTCCTTCCCCAGGAGCCCACCCGTGGATCTGAGCACGCTGCTCCGGCCGGTCAACCTGTACGGGTGGCGGGCACCCGGCATGCGGGCGCCGCGGAACACAACCCAGTTCATCATGAACCAGATCTACGAGGACATGCGGCAGCAGGAGAAGCTGGAGCGCCAGCAGGAGGCGCTGCGAGAGCAGCAGGCCCAGGCGCGCGGCCCGGCCTCCCCCGAGGGCCCCTCCTGGAACGACGCGCCCCCCAGCGGCGGCGAAGAAGCCGCGGAGCTGCGGGAAACTTTGTACAGCTTTGCGCAGAACCCGCCTCTGGTCTTCCCTCCGGACCAGTCTCCGACAGCACAGCCTggggaggaggacgaggagaaAAATGAGGAGGAGTATGATGAGGAGGAGTGTGacgggaaggaagaggagagcgaggaggaggaggaggaggaggaggaggaggaggcggaggcagAGGCTGAAGACGAAGAGGAGGTCCAAGAGGCGGACTGTGTggatgagggggaggaggaagaggaagaggaggaggaggaggaggaagaggaggaggaagaggcggaagaggaagaagacgaggaaatagaagaggaggaggagggggtggaaggggaggagcagagggaggaagagaatcacTTACCTCTGGAAATGCCTTTATCGTTCCTAGTGGGcgctgaggaagagagagagaactttatAAACTGTACTTATTTAAGCCCCACGCAGGTAATTCCCAAAATGCCGCAGGAAGCTCTCTTCATGTTAGACGACATTAACTGTTAG